From a region of the Arachis ipaensis cultivar K30076 chromosome B09, Araip1.1, whole genome shotgun sequence genome:
- the LOC107617903 gene encoding uncharacterized protein LOC107617903, with protein MEDADADPWLAADKAYHVMFCFVLTFLFHSAASLTPHPFLRRQSIPLASMASLLAGAAKEAADHLGYFRSAGASLKDALADLLGVMLATFLLSLGTLRIKRSVPPPPPDGGISLV; from the coding sequence ATGGAGGACGCAGACGCAGACCCGTGGTTGGCGGCGGACAAGGCCTACCATGTCATGTTCTGCTTCGTGCTCACTTTTCTCTTCCACAGCGCCGCATCCCTCACCCCACACCCTTTCCTTCGCCGCCAGTCAATTCCCCTCGCATCCATGGCTTCTCTCCTGGCTGGCGCCGCTAAAGAAGCAGCCGACCACCTGGGCTACTTCCGATCCGCCGGAGCATCCCTGAAGGACGCCCTCGCCGATCTGCTTGGCGTCATGCTCGCTACATTTCTTCTCTCTCTTGGCACTCTCAGAATCAAACGCTCTGTTCCTCCTCCTCCCCCTGATGGCGGAATTTCGCTGGTTTGA